The Bactrocera dorsalis isolate Fly_Bdor chromosome 3, ASM2337382v1, whole genome shotgun sequence genomic interval TTCAGTCTCTTTGTTGGTATCAGCCTGGTCTCAATTGTCGAGGTTATCTACTATGTAACGGTTGTGTTCAGAAAGCATTATTTGCAGGAGATAAAAGCTCGTGAAAAGCTTCGGCGTTAGAGTGACTGTGGAAGCAGCGATAttccatattttgaaaaagcttGAATTAAgagcaaaacatattttaattctcaattaaaaatttttgaaatattttctgaaaaatatcaatataaaaatcaacaactatattaaaatttaagatgATTCAAGAAAATATGATATGAGAATATGAAAAAGTGCCttcatttcataaatatataactgTTATTAGGATTTCCTCAATAAGTCGATTAACTGATGCGATGCGTATGAAGTGGTGTCATGTTGTTCAAGCCAAATATCGTccagatcacgagcttcaattttaggcatcaaattGTCGGTAGCCGCTGTCGGTTACGTTCttactggcatcatttttgaagaaatgtggaccaATGATCCCACCGGCCaacaaaccaaaccaaaccatctcttttctggataaaatggcagctcttgaatctcttcagattgctcttcgtcccaagtGCGGCTATGCTGCTTGTtgacatacccattgagctggaaatgggcctcatcgttgaacacaaatttggctcgaaagtgtcggatcttcttgaagcGTTTCAAGAATCTATAGAGCGAAGAGATGTCACTTGAGAAGGTCTTgctgcttcagttcttgcacaatatgtattatgtacgctttttatttaagataccgacataaaatgcgccaagtcattccatacgtcagtccgagttgctgcgaccGGCGCCGAATCAACTCTCTACGTGGTCTAtgcggtcgaatattatccaataatgaatgctgggtctcaagattcTTTACAGAATGAAGAAGTTGAACGATATCTAAACTCTGTTTAGGCGTAAGTATTTacataatgaaatgccaaaaaatactgaacaaaaacaaCGCGACAGCTTGATACGaatcacgcgtgatctgtcacaAAAAAAGGCTACTGAAAAAAGTACAtcttggatcaccctttattaagaCTATGTATATCACTTTTATTATAAGCTAAATtccattgaaaaaattttgattttaaatcaAAAGTTTGTTTACAAGGCGGCAGAGGACGTTCTTATCTCAGGCAGCCACACTTCTGCGGTGAGGGAGCTATAAGCAATAACGGTTTTATAGCAGCCGAAATCATATTTGATTCTTTATATTATCGAAATTGGCAGTTTAATACTGCTGTTATCAGCTGATAAGTCGACGATAAGCTGTATTATTATTCCAACCCATGTTATAAAGAACGCAAAGATCCCCAGCAGCGCTCATAGTATTTTTAAGTTCCGAGCGTCAATACATAGCGGTGCTAAAATTTACCGAAAATgatgaaaaacaatattttggttCACTTAGCACTCGTCCTGCTCTTACTTAGCGGCATAATCGAGGCACAACACGAGCCACACTGGTGGGGTAATCGCAACACAATTGTACATCTCTTCGAATGGAAATGGACGGATATAGCGAGGGAGTGTGAAGAGTTTTTAGCGCCACGCGGCTTTGCTGGCGTGCAGGTGAGAAGCTTAAAACGCGAActaaatactgaaaatatacTAGTGAATCGTCGCTCTATAAACAGGTCTCGCCCGTCGCTGAAAATGTAGTGATATCCGGACGACCGTGGTGGGAGCGTTATCAACCGATCTCTTACAAACTAGTTACACGTTCTGGCAATGAAGCCGAGTTCGCTGATATGGTGCGCAGATGTAACGTTGTTGGCGTGCGTATTTATGTCGATGTGCTGCTAAATCATATGTCCGGTTCACATGAGGGCACTGTGCAAGGCACAGGCGGCTCGGTTGCCAATCCCAATACGAAGGATTTCCCAGCTGTGCCCTACGGTGAAATAGACTTTCATCCAAGCTGTGAAATTTATGACTGGAATGATCGTTTTCAAATACAGAACTGTGAACTAGTTAGCTTGAAGGATTTGGATCAGAGTAGTGAATGGGTGCGCGAACGTCTCGTGGAGTTCCTCGATCATTTGATTCAGTTAGGTGTGGCAGGTTTCCGTGTAGACGCCGCCAAGCATATGCCTGCGGAGGACTTAAAGGTAATGCTTTgctttaatttacttaattttgtttttactcaTACCTCTGAACTATTGTGTACTGTAGATCATCTATGATCGTGTACGCGATCTCAACATCGCACATGGCTTTCCACGCAATGCGCGTCCTTTTATCTATCAGGAAGTAATCGATCATGGTCACGAAACTGTGGATAAGTACGAGTACAGTCCGCTGGGGGCTGTGACGGAGTTTCGTTTCTCGGAAGAAATAGGTGGCGCCTTTCGTGGTTATAATCAACTTAAGTGGCTGCGTAATTGGGGTCCCGAGTGGAGCTTCTTACCCTCCGAGCACGCTTTCGTCTTTGTCGATAATCACGACAATCAACGCGACGGTGGCAATGTGCTTACATATAAAAACGCCAAGCAGTACAAAATGGCTACCGCATTCGCATTAGCCTACCCTTACGGCATAACGCGCGTCATGAGCTCTTTTGATTTCCAAGATCGTGATCAGGCACCGCCAGCCGATGAAAATGAGCAAATACTCTCACCGCAGTTCGACGCAGATGGCGCTTGTGTTAATGGTTGGGTGTGTGAGCATCGCTGGCGTCAAATCTATAATATGGTGGGCTTCAAGAATGCAGTGCGCGGCACCGAAGTGTCCAATTGGTGGGACAATGACGATAATCAAATTGCCTTCTGTCGTGGTAATCGTGGTTTTATCGCCTTCAATGGCAATGGATGGGATCTGAAGGAGCGTTTACATACTTGTCTGCCTGCGGGTGTTTACTGTGATGTGATCTCTGGTGCGCTGGTGAACGGGAAATGTACGAGCAAAACGGTGGTTGTGGACGAGTGGGGTTATGCTGATATTGATTTGAGAGCTGATGAGTTCGATGGCGTTTTAGCTTTACATGTGAATGCGAAGTTGTAGAGTAGTAACCGAGTCTGAAAGCAATTGTACTTAATGCTccttactttattttataattcttataataaaaatctGACGACGAAGTCCTCTATATAGTCGCTTAAATATTCCAAGAAAATTGCATTGAGTTTCAGTTGGGTCGTTGGCAAATTCGTATCCGCTGGAACCAAATCCTTTTCTTTGATTCGAAGGTCTTGTAAGTTTTGTATTATTCCAAAAGGATGTATTCTAAAGGAAGTACTACACGTTTATCGGTCTTTGATATCCCCCATCTTGATGCCATAACCACTGCGTGAAATCAGAACttgaaactaataaaaaatacaacatgtACCTCTACAAAACTCATTGATTAGTGAATCATATGTAGAGAGATGCTTTTTCAAATGGTTTTCAATTTGGTTGAAAACAGGCGAAagggtctcgagatatgtgatttcactaAATTCGATTTTATCAATTTCCACACTGTCGACagaagtttttataatatttgctagGCGAATGTGGTTgatgtagctttagtggttttgGAGATATAATATTCacattatgtatttaaaaaaaatataaatatataatatacacttGTATTTactaacaatatattttttatcaatcgaGTGCACCTTTGTTATTCTTTCCATTAGATGACACctgataagataaaaaaatttactcttcAGAATTCGTTGcatctttatatttttctactatTATCTTATTTGAATCAATATAATGTCTCACAAGTATTACGAATACGAATTTGTATTGCATTCCGGAAATTTTTTAGCCGTTTCGCCGAGAGTTTAACAATGAGtaattgttaaatattaaaatgtatatcAATGGTCTTCCCCTAATAAAACTGTGTAGTCATTTCGACAAGTGCCGATTAAAAATTGCATAGTAAGATAACAAAATAAgtaactaaaatatatttctatatcaTTTATGGCACTTACATAACTTCTCAAACTAAAAGGGATTTACACTTTTTATGACAGTAAACGAAGTTTATTAAGCTATTAACAAACTTAATCTTAAATTAATAGAGAGCTCTCTGTAAAAGGTTCTTGCAGGCGAGTAAACGATAAGGAAAGACGAAGAGACCGTGCGGCTTATGCTCAGTTTTAAAAAAGGGTAAAGGAAAAAAATAGcttaacaaaaatatgtttgtgcGCCGCGTACATGAAGTGCACAAGAATGATAGTGTGATATGAAAGAAACTGCAGAAAATTGTTCGACACAAGTTGTCGCTCATGTGACCGAAGTGAGCGACTTCAAAAGAGAATTTGTTGATAATAAGCGACAACAATTTGTCAACTGAATGCCTAGCGATTATGAGCGCCAAGATTTGCTAGCGAAATCAATCAAATTCAACTATCATCTTTGTGAGACAGAAACGAAAATGCTAGCAATTCCTAATTAAACTGGTCTTCATACGAGTACACTGCCAGACCCTTTCGCtttgtttatttagttttaacaCACTCAGACGTTTATTGATTATTGAAGATTTTTGTCATTAGATCTATACACTTAAACCttgcatattttaaaaaaccCCCTAACTGATTTTTAACCGATATTTTCCTTTTGTGCCTGCTTCTAAGTCTTATGGACTTATCTCGCTTAATCTCGTACTCATTTTTTATAggctgttattatttttttcagaaaccTTACGACCTTATCTCCGTGCTGTAAATATAACAATTGTTATGAATGGCCCATTCGGAGAACTTGAAACGTTTGGTTATCGTGCCAACAATGGGAAACAGCTCACAGAAAATTACTTATAAATGTATTTGAGACAAAGTGTAACCATTGTCTTAGCGGGTATCTGTAAGCAGAGTAATGTGCGAGTAGAGAGAGCGAGAACAACAACGTAACGAGAGCGCCGGAGATTCTCATTTATGACGTTTTATTAACGTTTCATTCTTTGGCTTACAGATTTTGGTAATTATTCGAGTATACTTCAACTGAAAAACTGAACAGTGGACGGTGTCCGCATTAGTGTTGGAACGAGGTTGCCGACCGATCTTAATCccctttattttcatttttcctaAAAAGTTTGAAACTTATTTAACCCAagtataagtatattaataatTCCAATTAATACTTCTACTTTCCCTGTAGTTAACTTATAAACATTTTAGAGCTCTTGAAGAGATTGAAGCTACCACGAGCCATTTACCACTGGAATTCTTGAATTCAGTCATCGATTTAACAATTTTggtctaaaaaaataatttcaaatatatccAGGGTTCTTGTGGTGTAAACccttaaaatttttggattttttgaaatttctttattttaataaaaacaaacatatactGCAATAGACATTTGAttatttgattgatttttcacttttcctattaaaaataaagtacagcTAAGAAGTGTATGCTAAGTGTTCAAAGTTTGCTCTAGTCTTAACGGCACACTCGTTGATCTCGTCTCGTCTTAGTGACGcctttataaatatgaaaagtcAGTACGCACGTGGGCGACCAAGCTTATCGAAGATGCGTAGAGAGTAGAGGTTGGCGTTtgctcaaaaatatattcactGGAAAAAGGAGTAACAATGTGTCATATTTTCGGGCAAGAAGAAATTCAATCTTAATGATTCTGTTGGTTGAGCTTCTCTTGATAGGATACTGGTAAAAAAGATGGACAAAAATGAGGAACAACTTTGTTAgccacggctacgtctcagatggtccatccgttgaggtcaattttcgatgactcgttcgagcatttcgactggtaactagcgaatgacacTCCTTTTGTTTTGCTCTAAAGCTTGAATCGTAGCGTGATCggccgcatagactttagactttatatatccccacAGGGAGAAGAGTAAcagtgatatcacacgatcttgatggccaatcaaCTGGCCcgaaacgtaaaattatctgctcaacgTAGTGTTCTGTCTgtaaatccattgattgcaGTGATTAGTGGGAAGTGAATCCGCCTTGTTAAAcccattgacggttatgttcttaccggcatcatttttgaagaaatttggaccgatgattccagcggcccacaaactacaccaaacctttttttctgtatgaaatggcagctcccgaatcttctggttgctcttcgacccaaatgcggcaatttcgtAGAGCGAAGcgttgtcgcttgggaaggtcgagcggtttcagttcttggaCAAATTATTGTACACTTTCAgattaagatctcgacgtaaaatgcgccaagtcgttctatacgtcagtccgagttgctgcaatCGGCGCCGAATTTTGTCATTTCGCCAAATCAcgatgaaattatttataaaataaatgttactCAAACATTTTTATGTACGCGCAGACAATTATACAACCACAGACAGTCTGAtttggttaataaaaattattagtcATGCTAAATAGTGATTAACCCGGAAATATCTATA includes:
- the LOC105226687 gene encoding alpha-amylase-related protein encodes the protein MMKNNILVHLALVLLLLSGIIEAQHEPHWWGNRNTIVHLFEWKWTDIARECEEFLAPRGFAGVQVSPVAENVVISGRPWWERYQPISYKLVTRSGNEAEFADMVRRCNVVGVRIYVDVLLNHMSGSHEGTVQGTGGSVANPNTKDFPAVPYGEIDFHPSCEIYDWNDRFQIQNCELVSLKDLDQSSEWVRERLVEFLDHLIQLGVAGFRVDAAKHMPAEDLKIIYDRVRDLNIAHGFPRNARPFIYQEVIDHGHETVDKYEYSPLGAVTEFRFSEEIGGAFRGYNQLKWLRNWGPEWSFLPSEHAFVFVDNHDNQRDGGNVLTYKNAKQYKMATAFALAYPYGITRVMSSFDFQDRDQAPPADENEQILSPQFDADGACVNGWVCEHRWRQIYNMVGFKNAVRGTEVSNWWDNDDNQIAFCRGNRGFIAFNGNGWDLKERLHTCLPAGVYCDVISGALVNGKCTSKTVVVDEWGYADIDLRADEFDGVLALHVNAKL